In the Terriglobus sp. RCC_193 genome, TGGGCGGGTTCGATAAGGAAACGCTCCGCGCATCGTTCGGCGTGCCCAGCGAATTTGAGGCAGGCGCATGCTGGGCTATCGGCTATCTGGGTCAGCCAGAAGATGCCCCCGAAAATTTCCGCGCCATGGAAACAGCGCCGCGTTCGCGCAAAGGCCTGCCGGAATACGTGTTCAGCGAATGGGAGAAGCCCGCTTCGTTCTAACCCTTCGCCACCGCAAACGCAGAAAGGCCCGGCGCATCTGCTCCGGGCCTTTTTCCTGCAACCTCTCAGGCGATCAGCTTATGCCAGTACCTTACCGATGGTCTTGTCGATGGTGTCCTTGGGCACGTAGCCAACGATCTGCTCTGCGACCTTGCCGTCCTTGAAAAGCAGCAGCGCGGGGATACCGCGGATGCCATAACGGCCCGGCGTGGCGGCGTTGCGGTCCACGTCCATCTTCATGACCTTGATCTTGCCCTCGTACTCACCGGCAACCTGATCCACGACAGGGGCGAGCGCTCGACATGGTCCGCACCAGGTGGCCCAAAAGTCCACCAGGACGGGCGTCTCACTCTTCAGCACCTGCTGTTCAAAGTCCACGTCGTTCACTTCGGTTACAAACTGTCCTGCCATCGATTTGCCTCTTCTCCCGGGAATGTTCGCTCGACCGGATTGCCCGCCTTGGCGGGGGTCTCGCGATCGTTCCTGCTTAAGAATAGATGCTCCGTGCCCGAAAATGTTTCAGGAGGGTCCATGTAGGTCCATGCGGGGTTCATCCAGCCTTGCGACAATAGAAGCATGAATCAGGCTACAAGCGCTAGTCCACGTCGTTTCTCCCGTTCCGAATTCCTGCAGAATGTGCGTGATGCACGTCCACGCACCGCCGTTTTCGACTTCGACGGCACGCTCTGGCCCGGCGATGCCGGTTCCGGATTTATGCACTGGACCATCGCCACACGCCTGTTGCCCAGCGACGCAACACGCCACATTCTGGATCGCCATGCCCTCTACCACCGTGGCGAAGTGGGCGAAATTGCCATCTGCGGCGAGATGACCTCCATCTATGCCGGCATCCCTGAGAAAGCCCTGCGTGACTCTGCCGCGAAGTATTTCGTGGACCATGTGCAGCCGCATTTCTTCCCGGAAATGATCGTCCTGCTGCGCGAACTGCAGGCCAGCGGAACGGACATCTGGGCCGTGTCGTCCACGAATAACTGGATGATCGAAGAGGGTGTACGCGACCTGGGCATTGCGCCGGATCACGTGCTGGCGGCCTGCGTAGCTGTAGAAGACGGCATTGCAGGCGAAACGATCCTGGATGTCCCCTCGGACGAAGGCAAGGCCGAGGCGCTGCGCCGCGTGGGGCTGACGCATCCTGATGCCGTCTTTGGCAACAGCGTGCACGACCTGCACATGCTGGAGATGGCAAAACATCCCTATCCGGTGAATCCAACCGTGGCACTGGCGGAAAAAGCGGCGGAACTCGGCTGGAACGTTTACTATCCGGCGACCGAAGGCTAGGGCCAGTGGCCCTTCAGCATCTACACTGCTGTGACGGTGGTGCAATTACCGCCAGAGGATGCGGGAGCTTTGAAGAAGAAAGCGGCCATTCGAAAGCTCGACGGAAAGCGAGACAACGCTGCGCGATTGCCCCGCACCGTTCGCCTGGTGGTGGCCGCCCTGATTCTTCGCCCCGGCCCCGATGGCGCGGAGGAAGTGCTGATCTGCCAGCGAAAGCCGGATCAACCCATGAGCCTGAAATGGGAGTTTCCCGGCGGCAAGATTGAAGCCGGTGAAGGCCCGGAAGAGGCCCTGCGTCGCGAACTGGATGAAGAGCTGGGCATCCATGCGGAGATTGGGCCGTTGCTGACACGCGTCCGCCACAACTATCGCAATGGCGGCGCGGTAGATATTCAGTTTTTCCGTGTACGCAGTTTCACCGGCGAGCTACAGAATCGGATCTTTCAGCAGATTTGCTGGTCTGGTTTTGAGGCGCTGCCGGAATATGACTTTCTGGCGGCAGACCTGGGCATGATCCATGATCTGGCCGAAGGCAAGCTGCGCGTATAACAGCAAGTGGCATACTTTCTGATACTTAAAGAAACTATCGAAGGCGGGACTTCAGCATCCCGTCCTAGGCCGCGAGCGCGTTCACAATTTCTCGCGAGAAGGCTGGAATGTCTCCCGGGTTCCGGCTTGTGATGAACTGACCGTCGACCACCACGTCCTTGTCTACCCACTTTGCCCCGGCGTTCAGCAGATCGGTGTGGACACTGGGCCATGAAGTCATGGTCTTTCCCTTCACCACGCCCGCTTCAATCAACGTCCACGGGCCATGACAAATGGCTGCTGTCGGCTTGCCGGTTTCCACAAACTCCTTTATGAAGTGCACCGCATCCTTGTCTATGCGCAACCTATCGGGGTTGATCTGGCCGCCGGGCAGTACCAGCGCATCGAACTCGTCTGCCTTTGCGCTTCCCACGAGAGCATCGACTTTGACCTTGTTGCCCCAGTCGGTCTTATCCCAACCCTTGATTTCCTTCGGTGTGGTTTTCACGCTCAGCACGGTGATGGTGGCGCCTTCCCTCTCCAGGTTCTTCTTTGGCTCCATCAGTTCCGCCTGCTCAAAGCCATCGGTCGCCAGAATTGCAATCTTTTTTCCTGTCAGCTTACCGTTCATCGTGAATCTCCTTCCGTCGGACACCTTGCCGCCGACAGGTTCTGAGATGGCCGGATAGTGCCGCGCGAGGCCTGCAGATGCCTTTCTGGCGCGGGGTCCATGTCTTGTTATGAAAATCAGCGGTTTGCCCGTGGCGCAAGTCTGCTATAAACCGTCAATGCGCCGATTGCTGCTGTTCCTGTTATTTCTTGTGGCGGTTCCGATCCACGCCGCCGCCACGCCCGCTGAAAAGCTGGCCAACGATGCGGCCCAACATGAACTGGATACTTCGCCCGAAGGTGGCAACATCCCGTCGTATTCGCTGAAGCCGGCGGATCTGGCCAAGGCACAGCATTTGGACAAGGTGGATACGGTGCTGCACTTCGCCACGTCCATCTGGTCGCTGGTGTACACCATAGCCCTGCTGGCGCTGGGGTCTGTGGGATGGATGCAACGGACGGCGACCTCGCGCTTCAAGAATCGCTGGCTGCAGGGTGCCACCTTTCTACTTCTGTTTCTTGTCATTACAGGTTTGTTGGACGCGCCCTTTGGCATCTATGGCCATTGGCTACGTTTGAAGTACGGGTTGAGCGTGCAGGGCTGGGGAAGCTGGCTGGGAGATCAGGCGAAGAGTGCGGGTATTGGCTGGGTGATTGGAACGCTGCTGGTGATGCTGCTGTTCTGGTTCATCCGCAAATTCCCACGACGCTGGTGGTTTGGGTTCTGGATTGTCTCCATCCCCATCACGCTGGCCGCCATCTTCGTTACGCCCTATGTGATCGATCCACTGTTCAACAAGTTTGAGCCGCTACAGCAATCGCATCCGGAACTGGTGCAGCGACTGGAAGAGGTGGCGAACCGCGGACACATGAACATTCCGCCGGATCGCATGTTCCTGATGAAGGCGTCGGCAAAGGTGACCACGCTGAACGCATACGTCACCGGCTTTGGCGCATCGAAGCGCGTGGTGGTTTGGGATACGTCGATTGCCAAGGGCACACCCGACGAGATCCTGTTCATCTTCGGGCATGAGAGCGGGCATTACGTGCTGCATCACATTGTGCGCGGCATCCTGGTCAGCACTGTGATCACGTTCATCACGCTCTACCTGGGATACCTGTTTGTGCAGTGGGCCATCCGTCGCTTCGGCATTGCGTGGGGTATCCCTTCGCAGGATGACTGGGGCGCGCTTGCCGTGTTGTTGCTGGCGTTTTCTCTGTTCAGCTTCTTTCTGGAGCCGGTTACTTCCACACTGTCACGCCAGCAGGAACATGCTGCGGATGTCTACGGCATGGAGGCGATTCACGGCATCGTAGCCAACCCACAGGAGACTGCACGCGGAGCGTTTCAGGTGTTGGGAGAGACAAGCTACGACGTGCCGAATCCAAACCAGTTCCTGGAGTTCTGGACGTATGGACATCCCAGCATTGGACGCCGTGCGGCTTTCTCCACGCATTACGATCCGTGGGCCGGTGGCTACGCTCCGAAGTATTTCCCGAAGCAGTAAGGCGCTACCATTCATCATTTGAGCGAAGCTCGTACGAACTAGGTTCGTCATCCTGAGCGAAGTCGAAAGACCCGCTTTCTTCTCGCACCACGGGAATGTTTCACAGAAGCCTGCTGCTTCTGTGCTTTCCATGAAGCATGTAGAGAGCACAGAAGGATGCAGGTCCCTTCGGCTTCGCACTCTGCACTTCGCTCAGGATGACGGACTTCGAAGAACGCATTTGGTAAATGGATGAACTGCGGTTATCCGCGAATTGATTGCCACACCAGAACCAGCGATAGCCCCGTGACCAGAACGGCGGTGATCCACGCGATTGCGTTAAACCATGTGCGATTGCGGTACTCGCCCATCAACTCTGGTTTGTTGATCAGCTTCAACATGAAATACATCACCACGGGCAGCAGCAGGCCGTTCAACACCTGCGACAACACGGCCATCTTCACCAGCGGGAAGTTAGGAATGAGTACAACAGCCGCGCCCGCTGCAATCAGGATCGTGTACAGCCAGTAGAAGACTGGCGCCTGTTTCCACGTGCGATCCAGACCGCTTTCAAAACCAAGGCCTTCGCAGACCGTGTATGCCGTGGAAAGCGGAAGGATGGATGCCGCAAATAACGATGCGTTAAACAACCCTGCGGCGAACAACAGGAAGGCGTAATCGCCCGCGATGGGTCGCATGGCCTCTGCCGCATCGGCTGCAACGTTGATGTTGCGCACGCCGTGAATCCACAACGTGGCTGCGCAGACCACCACGATGAACCACGCCACCACGTCTGTGAAGATGGAACCGATAGTCACATCAAGGCGGGTGGCACGGTAATGCT is a window encoding:
- the trxA gene encoding thioredoxin, translated to MAGQFVTEVNDVDFEQQVLKSETPVLVDFWATWCGPCRALAPVVDQVAGEYEGKIKVMKMDVDRNAATPGRYGIRGIPALLLFKDGKVAEQIVGYVPKDTIDKTIGKVLA
- a CDS encoding HAD family hydrolase → MRDARPRTAVFDFDGTLWPGDAGSGFMHWTIATRLLPSDATRHILDRHALYHRGEVGEIAICGEMTSIYAGIPEKALRDSAAKYFVDHVQPHFFPEMIVLLRELQASGTDIWAVSSTNNWMIEEGVRDLGIAPDHVLAACVAVEDGIAGETILDVPSDEGKAEALRRVGLTHPDAVFGNSVHDLHMLEMAKHPYPVNPTVALAEKAAELGWNVYYPATEG
- a CDS encoding (deoxy)nucleoside triphosphate pyrophosphohydrolase; this encodes MKKKAAIRKLDGKRDNAARLPRTVRLVVAALILRPGPDGAEEVLICQRKPDQPMSLKWEFPGGKIEAGEGPEEALRRELDEELGIHAEIGPLLTRVRHNYRNGGAVDIQFFRVRSFTGELQNRIFQQICWSGFEALPEYDFLAADLGMIHDLAEGKLRV
- a CDS encoding type 1 glutamine amidotransferase domain-containing protein, with translation MNGKLTGKKIAILATDGFEQAELMEPKKNLEREGATITVLSVKTTPKEIKGWDKTDWGNKVKVDALVGSAKADEFDALVLPGGQINPDRLRIDKDAVHFIKEFVETGKPTAAICHGPWTLIEAGVVKGKTMTSWPSVHTDLLNAGAKWVDKDVVVDGQFITSRNPGDIPAFSREIVNALAA
- a CDS encoding M48 family metallopeptidase → MRRLLLFLLFLVAVPIHAAATPAEKLANDAAQHELDTSPEGGNIPSYSLKPADLAKAQHLDKVDTVLHFATSIWSLVYTIALLALGSVGWMQRTATSRFKNRWLQGATFLLLFLVITGLLDAPFGIYGHWLRLKYGLSVQGWGSWLGDQAKSAGIGWVIGTLLVMLLFWFIRKFPRRWWFGFWIVSIPITLAAIFVTPYVIDPLFNKFEPLQQSHPELVQRLEEVANRGHMNIPPDRMFLMKASAKVTTLNAYVTGFGASKRVVVWDTSIAKGTPDEILFIFGHESGHYVLHHIVRGILVSTVITFITLYLGYLFVQWAIRRFGIAWGIPSQDDWGALAVLLLAFSLFSFFLEPVTSTLSRQQEHAADVYGMEAIHGIVANPQETARGAFQVLGETSYDVPNPNQFLEFWTYGHPSIGRRAAFSTHYDPWAGGYAPKYFPKQ